The genomic stretch CAATCAGAATACCGCCAAAAAACAATGTCAGCATAGCCAGTATCATTACAACATATTTCATTGCGCTTGCCCTCCTTGTACTTTTTCAGCATCCCAGTAATAATCCGCAAATATTTCCGCAAACAGCTCAGCTGTTCTAGTTGCTTCTTCTACAGTATTGCCAGCTCCTCCGATTTCCAAAAGTGCAGCCTTATCAGAAACATCCTGGTTATACACCCCATCAACACCCGCGCCTTGTTTTGTTATTACGCCGCGACTAAGCCCAGGATATTCAGCTTCGATTTTCTCATGAAGATCTGTGGCTAGCTTTAAGTTCTTTTCGTAATCTTTGTTTTCCGCACCAACTACAAATACGACTTTGGCATACACATCACCGTTAATTTCCTTGGTCGTATCTTTCCGCTTCAAGCTGTCACGATGAATATCAAATACAAAAGCAAGATCTTTATTCTTTGATACAGCCGCTTCTACTACTGGGCGCGACGCCTCGTATGATTGGTGATATGCCATACCTTTCTCATTGAGAATAGCCCCTATATCTGTTTGGTCAGTAACTGTGCCAATACCGAGTTCTTCCAATCGTTTCGCCATTGCTTCACCTGCGTCAGTTACATTTGCATTTTTGTTATACGCTGTTTCTTGCTGCTTAGCATCTAATGATGGCAGGTAAGACTCTTGATTGTGGGTATAGTAGATGAACACAACATCTTTATCACCAGTAGAAGGAGCTGTATTTTTGTTTTCTTCCGGTTTTGTCTCTTTCTCCTCTTCTGGTTCCTTTTCCTTCTCTGTATCGGCCGGTGGTTCTTCTTCTATCACATGGTCCGGCTGGCCGGATTCTATCGGAAGGTTGGTATAGTTCGTTCCTTCACCTGCGATAACGATTTGATTCTCATAGAGCGAGAAGCCCGGAATTTCCGACCCCAGCAATGTTCTTGGATCATCTGGCTTTATCGTAGTCATCATCTGCAGCAAAA from Terribacillus sp. DMT04 encodes the following:
- the spoIIP gene encoding stage II sporulation protein P — translated: MRKKKKGYQRKRTGVLFIYKRTLILICSVLFLLTGIAAMTSAGPAYRLSSQALTEWTRQMDSGVYLHLLSNENKVFQSMQTDETPSIQLADLLLQMMTTIKPDDPRTLLGSEIPGFSLYENQIVIAGEGTNYTNLPIESGQPDHVIEEEPPADTEKEKEPEEEKETKPEENKNTAPSTGDKDVVFIYYTHNQESYLPSLDAKQQETAYNKNANVTDAGEAMAKRLEELGIGTVTDQTDIGAILNEKGMAYHQSYEASRPVVEAAVSKNKDLAFVFDIHRDSLKRKDTTKEINGDVYAKVVFVVGAENKDYEKNLKLATDLHEKIEAEYPGLSRGVITKQGAGVDGVYNQDVSDKAALLEIGGAGNTVEEATRTAELFAEIFADYYWDAEKVQGGQAQ